Genomic window (Arachis hypogaea cultivar Tifrunner chromosome 13, arahy.Tifrunner.gnm2.J5K5, whole genome shotgun sequence):
CCTTACATTGTGTTGAGGTTCCCACATACAATATttctataaaagaaaacaaacataTACAACATATTTGAAAGAAAAACGGATGGTGAATTACTCTGTATTAATAGTTCAACTTCTAAATGGCTGCAAGATAAACTGGATTCGTTGTCAATTGATTTGAAACCTGAATTGAAGCACTCAACAAGTAAGTCTTGATGCggtatatatatatgacttttaTTTCATGGTTATTGCTAAGTGGTTCATTCGAAACATTCCAAAAGTTTTCCATTCTAATTTGCTTATAGATGATTTAAAGAAAGTTAGAGACTCTTCACTTGCTCCTTGGACTGATCTTTTAGATGACCCAAAGCACTGATCTTTTAGATGACCCAAAGCAGTGGACTGATTACCGTGACAGCAAACGTGATGGGCAGGTAGTTATTGCAGTCTCATACCTTTTGGTTTTTCCCCTGCTGACTAATTTAATTGGAAGAACTTATAATTATGCTTACTTTGCAGGTGAATCCTAGGTTCCCTGACTTCAAACGCAAGGATGGGAACGGTGCCCTATGGCTTAACAACGCTCCAAAGTGCGTTTTATCTAGACTCGAAGAACTGAAATTTGATGTTCCAGCTGTAAAATCAAAACAAGCAAAGGACTTTAAAGGTATATTACATATGAAGACCTTCATACACATTATACATAGAATTGTGATTCTTGTGATTTTTGGGTTCTCCAACTTGAGATTCCTCCTCATTtccattttgtttgttttataaACGTATGTTTGATTGAACCTATGTTCTTGGTTTAGGTGATGAGCCCTGGAATGATTTGGTCAATAACCCTACTAAATGGTGGGATAACAGAATAGATAAGGTAAGTAGAGTCTACTTCCACAGGTTCTTTACCAGGCTTAACTAGATATTGTTGATCgagtttttctttttctattttaatcatCAGAGGAATCCAAAAGCTCCTGACTTTAAGCACAAAGAAACTGGTGAAGTGCTCTGgcttaatgattctcctagttggGTGTTATCAAAGTTGCCACCCGTGAAGCCAAAAGAAAGCTTAGAATTTGGTAGGAAGAAACTAGTTTCATGAGCTTAGAAACAGAAACAGAGGATGAAGATTCATTCAACCTAGTTGTATGTAATTAATTACTTTATGCTTTTTTAAAGTTCCTGTTATTCTGCTTCGCGTTGAATGGTAATTTTGATGAGGCAGATATATTTGCTGTTCTTATTATGTGCAAAAGCAATTTTCATCAGATTTTTTTTTAGACTTCTTTCTATCCACTACTCTATGCGAATCATGCCTCAATTTAACATAGAAATTTTGACTTAGAGTTCAGGATTTAAGGTAATTTCAATCATTTTTCATCAAGCATATAATATTGCCTTGCAGTTTGCACTAAAGAGAATACATTTTTgttaagtaaaaaattaaaccGATAAAAAGCTATGGCCTGCTGTTTTCTAACATGTTTGATAAAATCATATTACGTGTTAATAAGTCAGATATAGATGTCTTAGgattaataactttttttttattatgactgATGATTTATGAAGGAATCatgcttttatatttttattctcacTTTGAAGATGGAATTAGCCAACACAGATGAAAGTTGTGAATTCAGAATTTGAAGGTCTTATCATACAACACATTGGGAACGAAGGACCAATGGAAATGTCTGTTTACAGTGTGCAGTTTACATAATTCGTGAAAGTTAGGAGATCACAGAAGTGAACAAACATACTGATAACGAAGCCAATGACTATATTAAACACTGTTGTTTGATTAATTTTGTAAatataaccaaaaacaataagagAAACCAGAGAATGTCTCTTGTTTCTTGAGACTTGAAATGCATGTAACTTTACAAGAGTAATGCTGAAGAACCAAAAGCAACAGATCAAGATTCATGAGCAACATATTCAACAAGCTAAACTTTTTAAACATTATTGAAATTGATATTGAAAACAGGAAAAGCatgcataaataaaaagaaaaaaacaacaatTCAAGCTGGCAGAGGATGCACAAAAATTAGCAAGCAAATTAACAATGAACAAAAATGAGTAACAAACAAATTAACAAGCCATTTAATCtttatggtagctacaacatataaaTCAAATGCAAAGCATCACATAGGCATTCAATCAAACATGTGGTGTGCAATTCAGAAATTCAGCATAATCAATCAATTTTCAGCAGCGTTCAATCCATAACCGCCATAATCCAACACTTGCAACTTAACAAAGATCTAATAAACTAATCCTAACCTATCTTAACCACTTAAATCCACTAACAACATgcaaattctaactaactaactaattaaagaAAATAGACTGGAAAGCAGAGCAAAGAGAGAACCTGAGGTGATGACTAGGGTTCTTGAAGCAAAGGAAGGGGAGAAGAATGCAGTGGTACTATGTTATTGCCACTGCTGGAGGTGCGGTGACAATGACGCCAAAAAGGAGGAGCTGGGCTGAGCTCCTAGTTGCAAAGGGAGAAGACGAACGTCGCTGAATGAGGGTGGGAAAAGAGATTTTTTGTTCGAATCTAGAGGGTGGAGGTCGCCTCAGGTGCGGTGTTTGAGGCTGGCGGGGGTGCGGGTTCGGAGACCGGCGGAGGCTCCCACATGCAGGAGGCAGAGCGGTTGTTCGCGAGTGAGAGCTGTTACCTGGAGT
Coding sequences:
- the LOC112737331 gene encoding protein OSB2, chloroplastic — encoded protein: LDDPKQWTDYRDSKRDGQVNPRFPDFKRKDGNGALWLNNAPKCVLSRLEELKFDVPAVKSKQAKDFKGDEPWNDLVNNPTKWWDNRIDKRNPKAPDFKHKETGEVLWLNDSPSWVLSKLPPVKPKESLEFGRKKLVS